A region from the Pyrinomonadaceae bacterium genome encodes:
- a CDS encoding ATP-dependent DNA ligase, with protein sequence MTLPLKQPYLPMEAKSVEQLPAGDAWQYEPKWDGFRCVAFRDGATVDLQSKAGQPLGRYFPELVEALGKLKAKQFVIDGEIVVPVKGKFSFDDLLMRIHPAASRIKKLAEETPSKLIVFDLLVDDRGKSLVDLPLKERRKKLDAFAKKHFAKHKSIELSPCTSDLKIAKDWLRGAGVDLDGVIAKRADMPYQSGNRHGMVKVKRLRTADCVVGGFRYAEKGKVMGSLLLGLYDKDGLLHHCGFSSSFKAAEKPALTKKLEKLVKPPGFTGNAPGGPSRWATERSAEWQPLAPKLVVEVQYDHFTGGRFRHGTRFLRWRPDKDPRQCTFDQLK encoded by the coding sequence ATGACGCTACCTCTCAAACAACCTTACCTGCCGATGGAAGCAAAGTCTGTCGAGCAGCTTCCCGCCGGCGACGCGTGGCAATACGAGCCGAAGTGGGACGGTTTTCGCTGCGTTGCGTTTCGCGACGGTGCGACAGTCGATCTGCAATCGAAGGCCGGGCAGCCGCTTGGTCGCTATTTTCCCGAACTGGTTGAGGCGCTCGGAAAACTGAAGGCAAAGCAATTTGTCATCGACGGCGAGATTGTCGTGCCGGTGAAGGGCAAATTTTCTTTCGACGATTTATTGATGCGTATTCATCCGGCCGCCAGTCGCATCAAGAAGCTGGCCGAGGAGACTCCGTCCAAGTTGATCGTCTTCGATCTCCTGGTTGACGACCGTGGCAAATCGCTTGTCGATCTGCCATTGAAGGAACGGAGAAAGAAGCTCGACGCGTTCGCGAAGAAGCATTTTGCGAAGCACAAATCGATTGAACTGTCGCCGTGCACGTCGGACTTAAAGATCGCGAAGGATTGGCTGCGCGGTGCGGGCGTCGATCTCGATGGCGTCATAGCGAAACGAGCGGACATGCCATACCAGAGCGGTAACCGTCATGGCATGGTCAAGGTCAAGCGCCTGCGCACAGCCGACTGCGTAGTCGGCGGATTTCGTTATGCGGAAAAAGGCAAGGTAATGGGCTCGCTGCTGCTCGGCTTGTACGACAAAGATGGTTTGCTGCATCACTGCGGGTTCAGCTCGAGTTTCAAAGCGGCTGAAAAACCGGCGCTCACGAAGAAACTCGAAAAGCTGGTTAAGCCGCCCGGCTTCACCGGCAACGCTCCTGGGGGCCCGAGTCGTTGGGCTACCGAACGATCGGCTGAGTGGCAACCGCTGGCTCCCAAGCTCGTCGTCGAAGTCCAGTACGATCATTTCACCGGTGGCCGCTTTCGCCACGGCACCAGGTTTCTTCGCTGGCGGCCCGACAAGGATCCCCGGCAGTGCACCTTCGATCAGTTGAAATAA
- a CDS encoding exo-alpha-sialidase, with product MPKKPPRKAGATKKASPPQNEIAKESSAKRKAPKIRLTSHKARSKWFQPRSSWPVREAPINRLVRERARAKKRLTPAEDVDVKWECVGPYNIGGRVTSIVCHPKYPERLWLGAAAGGVWHSPDGGRIWKSCWNDQDVLNIGALAIDERNPEIIYCGTGEANLSADCYPGVGLYRSTDSGRSWQLLASTNRTGIPRAIGVIAIDPFDAKHLLIGGVGFGEVSAEADSLGGMYASYDGGVSWQRETFISTQNYWCHSIVFHPAKRGVVFATFTEQGSRSGIWRSVNGGKDWHQLTNGLPDPALFGRTSLAISRSKPAVMYAFAATENSGRSDLMLGVFRTTDGGESWTKISKKQFDDEDQISYNNTIAVHPTDHNYVICGGVDLHLTKDGGDSWRRVTHWDAFRGDSNYAHGDHHAVLMPAAAPGLIYDANDGGLDVSEDGGRKWSNRSAGLAITMFYDLDVAPSDGRFYGGGAQDNGTLITKTGDGSAFTQIYEGDGGWLVFDPQDASHLYCSCYNLDIRRYRGGRRRDVSPPATESEKRAIWMCYITVDPARPNRVFTGSHRVWRSDDDGETWLAVSPKLDGSSITAIEVAPANPRHVYVGTENGGFFSSANGGTEWSPNLSSSTIPGHTITRLESHPTDENTVVATVANFGHSHVFRTRDGGRTWEDIDKGQLPDVPHHAAIIRQDDPEKIYVANDAGVYMLDSKEGTWTNLSKNLPNAMIVDLVYHEKDGTLSAATYGRSIWRIKLK from the coding sequence ATGCCAAAGAAACCACCCAGGAAGGCCGGTGCTACGAAGAAGGCATCGCCGCCGCAAAATGAAATTGCGAAAGAGTCTTCGGCGAAACGCAAGGCCCCGAAGATTCGTCTGACAAGTCACAAGGCGCGCAGTAAATGGTTTCAGCCGCGTTCGTCGTGGCCCGTCCGCGAAGCGCCTATTAACCGGCTGGTGCGCGAACGTGCGCGTGCGAAAAAGCGTCTGACCCCGGCAGAGGATGTCGATGTCAAATGGGAATGCGTCGGTCCTTACAACATTGGCGGCAGAGTTACGAGCATTGTCTGTCATCCAAAATATCCGGAACGTCTTTGGCTGGGCGCGGCCGCAGGCGGCGTCTGGCACAGTCCCGACGGCGGCCGCATTTGGAAATCATGTTGGAACGATCAGGATGTGCTGAACATCGGCGCGCTCGCCATCGACGAGCGCAATCCTGAAATCATTTACTGCGGCACCGGCGAAGCCAATCTATCTGCCGACTGTTATCCCGGCGTCGGGCTGTATCGCAGCACGGACTCGGGACGCAGTTGGCAGTTACTTGCTTCCACAAATCGCACCGGAATCCCGCGCGCCATCGGGGTCATCGCCATCGATCCCTTCGATGCGAAACATCTCCTGATTGGCGGAGTTGGTTTCGGTGAAGTTAGTGCTGAGGCAGATAGCCTGGGCGGCATGTACGCTTCATACGATGGCGGCGTGAGCTGGCAGCGCGAAACGTTCATCTCAACGCAGAACTACTGGTGCCATTCGATTGTTTTTCATCCTGCGAAGCGTGGTGTCGTGTTTGCGACTTTCACGGAACAAGGATCGCGCAGCGGCATCTGGCGTTCAGTTAATGGCGGCAAAGACTGGCATCAATTGACCAACGGTCTTCCCGATCCCGCACTGTTCGGGCGCACCAGTTTGGCGATTAGCCGCTCAAAGCCCGCAGTGATGTACGCGTTTGCGGCGACTGAGAACAGCGGAAGAAGCGACCTGATGCTGGGCGTCTTTCGGACCACCGACGGTGGCGAAAGTTGGACGAAAATCAGTAAGAAGCAATTCGACGATGAGGATCAGATTTCCTACAACAACACGATCGCTGTTCATCCCACGGATCACAATTACGTGATCTGCGGCGGCGTCGACCTGCACCTGACCAAAGATGGCGGAGACAGCTGGCGCCGGGTGACTCACTGGGACGCGTTTCGCGGTGACTCAAATTACGCCCACGGTGATCATCATGCGGTCCTAATGCCGGCGGCGGCGCCGGGTCTGATTTACGATGCGAACGACGGCGGCTTGGACGTCAGCGAAGACGGCGGGCGCAAGTGGAGCAATCGCAGCGCAGGTTTGGCGATCACGATGTTCTATGACCTGGATGTGGCGCCCAGCGATGGACGTTTCTATGGCGGCGGCGCCCAGGACAATGGAACGCTAATCACAAAGACGGGCGACGGCTCAGCGTTCACTCAGATTTACGAAGGCGACGGCGGCTGGCTGGTGTTCGACCCGCAGGATGCGAGTCATCTCTACTGCTCATGCTACAACCTGGACATTCGTAGGTATCGGGGCGGGCGCCGCCGGGATGTCTCGCCGCCGGCGACTGAAAGTGAAAAGCGTGCGATTTGGATGTGCTACATCACCGTCGATCCTGCTCGACCGAACCGAGTCTTCACCGGATCGCATCGCGTGTGGCGTTCTGATGACGATGGCGAAACGTGGCTTGCGGTCTCGCCAAAGCTGGACGGTAGTTCGATTACGGCAATCGAGGTCGCGCCCGCCAATCCAAGGCATGTTTATGTCGGCACGGAAAACGGCGGCTTCTTTAGCAGTGCGAATGGCGGAACGGAATGGAGCCCCAATCTTTCCAGTTCGACGATTCCCGGTCACACAATCACGCGGCTCGAAAGTCATCCGACTGATGAAAACACTGTGGTCGCCACCGTCGCGAACTTTGGTCACTCACATGTCTTTCGCACGCGTGACGGTGGCCGCACCTGGGAAGACATCGACAAAGGACAGCTCCCCGATGTCCCACATCACGCCGCCATCATCCGCCAGGACGATCCCGAAAAGATCTATGTTGCTAACGACGCCGGCGTCTATATGCTGGATTCAAAGGAAGGCACGTGGACGAACTTAAGCAAGAATCTGCCGAATGCGATGATCGTTGATCTCGTCTATCACGAAAAGGACGGGACGTTGAGTGCGGCGACTTACGGAAGAAGTATCTGGCGGATTAAGCTGAAGTAA
- a CDS encoding class I SAM-dependent methyltransferase: MTNLDQQIDYWNDVGPAKPFAHPVNIDRLSQYLTSESRILDFGCGYGRALGFLFEHGYQDLIGFDPAPAMVAAARARYPGIVFQEITNPPSLALPDRSVDATLLFSVLTCVPSDEGQVAVICEIERVLKPGGLLYISDLWLQTDERNRERYDRDEAKYGTYGVFDLPEGVTVRHHDPCWFEQLTRDFRTVALDNIDVRTMNGNPAKAFQWFGLKQASEARP, from the coding sequence ATGACGAACCTGGATCAGCAAATCGATTACTGGAATGATGTCGGTCCCGCTAAGCCTTTCGCGCACCCGGTGAACATCGACCGGCTCAGTCAATACTTAACCTCGGAGAGTCGCATTCTGGATTTTGGTTGTGGATACGGTCGCGCCCTGGGGTTTCTGTTCGAACACGGCTATCAAGATCTAATCGGCTTTGATCCGGCGCCCGCGATGGTGGCGGCGGCACGGGCTCGTTATCCGGGCATCGTTTTTCAAGAGATCACAAACCCGCCGTCTCTGGCGCTTCCCGATCGATCCGTTGATGCGACGCTTCTTTTCAGCGTTCTCACTTGCGTGCCCAGTGACGAAGGCCAGGTGGCCGTCATTTGCGAGATTGAACGCGTGCTAAAACCTGGCGGCTTGCTTTACATCAGCGACCTCTGGCTGCAAACCGACGAGCGAAATCGCGAGCGATATGACCGTGATGAAGCGAAGTACGGCACTTACGGAGTATTTGATTTGCCTGAAGGCGTGACAGTTCGTCACCACGATCCATGTTGGTTCGAGCAACTGACGCGCGACTTCCGCACGGTTGCGCTGGACAACATCGATGTGCGCACGATGAACGGGAATCCGGCGAAGGCTTTTCAATGGTTTGGATTGAAGCAAGCGTCAGAAGCCCGACCGTGA
- the ligD gene encoding non-homologous end-joining DNA ligase codes for MATKATRDYHPAKHTAAPRARATQKRVEIPKNAEHFEVTLSGRTVRLTNLKKPFWPELKITKRDLLQYYADVSHVLLPHLQDRAMVMKRYPNGAAGEFFFMKRAPSPRPEWIELCSIEHGSGNIIDFPIIQDLPALLWVINLGCIDLNQWYARCDDVDRPDYMHFDLDPVPGATWENVLETALVVREALDGLKMPSYAKTTGSKGIHIYVPIVRGPTQKQVWTLAKEIGHHLASANPELITAIYKVAKRPRGRVLVDYNQNAWGRTLASIYSVRPTPKAAVSTPVTWKEIEKGVRIEDFHLGNVRKRFDKLGDLWKPLLDKRKRFDLKAFLK; via the coding sequence ATGGCGACCAAAGCTACTCGCGATTATCATCCAGCCAAACACACGGCGGCTCCGCGCGCGCGCGCGACGCAAAAGCGCGTGGAGATCCCGAAGAACGCCGAACACTTTGAAGTCACGCTGTCAGGCCGCACCGTCAGGCTCACAAATCTCAAGAAGCCTTTTTGGCCGGAGCTGAAGATCACAAAGCGCGATCTGCTTCAATACTATGCAGACGTGTCGCATGTGCTCCTGCCTCATCTCCAGGACCGCGCGATGGTGATGAAGCGTTATCCAAACGGCGCGGCCGGCGAATTCTTTTTCATGAAACGCGCGCCGTCGCCGCGGCCCGAATGGATTGAGCTGTGCTCGATCGAGCACGGCTCAGGAAACATCATCGACTTTCCAATCATTCAGGATTTGCCGGCGCTGCTTTGGGTAATCAATCTCGGTTGCATCGATTTGAACCAATGGTACGCGCGCTGTGACGACGTCGATCGGCCTGACTACATGCACTTCGATCTCGATCCCGTGCCGGGCGCGACTTGGGAAAATGTCTTAGAGACGGCGCTGGTTGTCCGGGAAGCGCTGGACGGTCTAAAGATGCCGTCATATGCGAAGACGACCGGCTCAAAGGGTATTCACATCTACGTGCCGATTGTGCGGGGTCCCACGCAGAAGCAGGTTTGGACACTCGCGAAAGAAATTGGTCACCACTTGGCGTCAGCGAATCCGGAATTGATCACGGCGATTTACAAAGTCGCTAAGCGTCCCAGAGGGCGCGTGCTGGTCGATTACAATCAGAACGCCTGGGGGCGGACCTTGGCTTCGATCTATTCAGTGCGGCCGACGCCGAAAGCAGCTGTCTCGACGCCGGTGACGTGGAAAGAGATCGAAAAGGGAGTTCGCATCGAGGATTTTCATCTCGGCAACGTGCGGAAGAGATTTGATAAGCTCGGCGATCTCTGGAAGCCTTTGTTAGATAAACGAAAGCGTTTTGATCTGAAGGCGTTCCTGAAGTGA
- a CDS encoding energy transducer TonB encodes MFTNLIESSADKSAFKRRSSFFLATVASYALFLCGAGVVGVLTFDAQVEAQTTDMLVEMWIPPVNRAPEPERPRDSPPVHRPRQANAPVDRNITVPERTIGVAPTNDPTRVPEKVGTEASNVPSIRGPFSITTRNVNPPSGITPDTSACVSCTGGTPKVVETVIPPIPPTPPKRTVTVSEGVIRGNAIELPRPTYPTIAKQARIQGPVNVQIVIDETGKVISAQAVKGSPMLTQAAVDAARRARFTPTKLGDQPVKVQGVITYNFLLQQ; translated from the coding sequence ATGTTTACCAATCTGATTGAGTCGAGTGCCGACAAGTCGGCATTCAAGCGCCGCAGCTCGTTCTTTCTCGCCACGGTGGCCAGCTACGCATTGTTTCTGTGCGGCGCAGGTGTCGTTGGTGTTCTGACCTTCGATGCGCAAGTCGAAGCGCAAACGACGGACATGCTGGTGGAAATGTGGATCCCGCCAGTGAACCGTGCCCCGGAACCTGAACGGCCTCGCGATTCCCCGCCGGTTCACAGACCGAGACAGGCCAACGCTCCCGTTGACCGAAATATCACTGTGCCTGAAAGAACAATAGGAGTGGCCCCCACGAACGATCCGACGCGTGTGCCTGAAAAAGTTGGCACTGAGGCGTCAAACGTGCCGTCAATAAGGGGACCTTTTTCGATTACTACTCGAAATGTGAATCCGCCATCTGGAATTACTCCGGATACGTCCGCATGCGTAAGCTGCACCGGTGGCACACCAAAAGTTGTCGAGACGGTGATCCCACCTATTCCCCCGACGCCGCCGAAACGCACGGTCACTGTGAGCGAGGGAGTTATTCGGGGGAATGCCATCGAACTGCCCAGGCCGACTTATCCGACTATAGCGAAGCAAGCGCGGATTCAAGGGCCCGTGAACGTTCAGATCGTGATTGATGAAACGGGCAAGGTCATCTCGGCGCAGGCTGTGAAAGGCAGTCCAATGCTAACTCAAGCAGCAGTGGATGCTGCACGTCGGGCGCGCTTCACTCCGACAAAACTGGGTGATCAACCGGTGAAGGTGCAGGGAGTGATTACCTACAATTTCCTGCTGCAGCAATAA
- a CDS encoding DEAD/DEAH box helicase has product MKALESFHPAVRDWFLKQFPAPTEPQAEAWPAIKSGKHTLIAAPTGSGKTLAAFLSAIDDLVWKAVAGTLTDETQVVYVSPLKALSNDIKINLQEPLNGIQQNLEAAGVTGVEIRTFVRTGDTPAKDRTAMTKKPPHIIVTTPESLYILLTSDGGRRMLSTVRTLIVDEIHAMVDDKRGSHLSLSIERLEALVTDRYAGLRPAEDQEAAGTAAYQEAGGTPAHPDLVRIGLSATQKPIEEVARFLVGARNIEADGAPRCTIIDSGHVRRLDLAIEVPNSPLESLMSNEVWEEIYDRIAQLIRQHKTTLVFVNTRRMAERVARHLGERLGDENVTSHHGSLAREIRLAAEQRLKSGELSALVATASLELGIDIGAVDLVIQIGSTRAISTLLQRIGRSNHTVSGFPKGRVFPLSRDELVECAALIDSVRRGELDHLEIPEQPLDILAQQIVATVAPEEWTEDALFEMVTRAYPFRNLKREKFDEIIRMLSEGFTTRRGRRGTYLHHDAVNQRIRGRRGARLSAITNGGAIPDTSDYRVILEPSETFVGTLNEDFAIESLAGDIFQLGNNSYEIKRVGAGEVRVLDAHGQPPSIPFWLGEAPGRSEELSVSVSRLRGEIAGRLEQNEDADEDVLTPLPASGEGLGGGVAVPGDPDRGIETRVIYGSALQYLVNELGLSQSAAEQIVEYLALTKIALGTMPTQEQIVAERFFDENGSTHVVIHAPFGSRLNRAWGLALRKRFCRSFNFELQAAATEDSIVLSLGPTHSFPLETIFKFLNSKGVCDVLTQALLDAPMFNIRWRWNATRALAIPRWRSGGKVAPQLQRMAAEDLLALVFPDQLACAENLTGPIEIPAHPLVEQTVRDCLEEAMDIRGLERLLQSIERGERTLIAREMNEPSPLAQEILTAKPYAFLDDAPAEERRTLAVMNRRFLDAETAADLGRLDQAAIDRVREEAWPYAENADELHDALMQLGFMTVEEGRKSGWEELFDELVRDRRATVLQPSACETPGGSQTEFCAAHLWVAAERLHQLRAVYPDATLNPQIQPPASYANETWTPLEALVEVLRGRLDGLGPVTVSQLADSFSLPPNQIEQALAKLEGEGFAMQGQFTPSNGTQASAPAQEGREDARVPTEWCSRRLLARIHSYTLNRLRKEIEPVSAADFMRFLFVWQKVTPQHKVEGPQSVAAILDQLEGFDAAAGSWESEILPSRITDYDPAWLDALCLSGRLTWLRLSPPKISPEKTTSSSPVRSTPVVLLNRKNVPTWSKAFPARENGTNLSTNTQTVYDYLKEHGASFFVDIVSGTNLLPSMVEEALGELVFRGLLTADSFTGLRALLTPLSKTTSRAIESRRRRRKPVYSMDEAGRWVIVRAGTPAVGTQASGPQKGGDQHARGGRTEADRESLEAVAMKLLQRYGVVFRKLLDRESINIPWRDLLRVFRRLEARGEMRGGRFVGGFSGEQFASPDAVHLLRSIRRTEADGSMVAISAADPLNLLGILLPGPRLPQAASNRLLYRDGVPIAVLEAKELRFLIEMDAADQWQARNALLRRRMPPKVRAYLNQSGGTASPATVSRLTH; this is encoded by the coding sequence ATGAAAGCGCTTGAGTCATTTCACCCAGCGGTTCGCGACTGGTTCCTGAAGCAGTTCCCTGCGCCGACTGAGCCGCAGGCGGAAGCCTGGCCGGCCATCAAGTCCGGAAAACACACGCTAATCGCGGCGCCCACCGGATCGGGGAAAACTCTCGCGGCGTTCCTTTCGGCGATCGATGACCTGGTTTGGAAAGCCGTCGCAGGAACGCTGACTGATGAAACCCAGGTTGTTTACGTCTCGCCGCTCAAAGCGCTCAGCAACGACATCAAGATTAATTTACAGGAGCCGCTGAACGGAATTCAGCAGAACCTGGAAGCCGCGGGCGTCACTGGCGTGGAAATTCGCACGTTCGTGCGCACCGGCGACACGCCGGCGAAAGATCGCACGGCCATGACGAAGAAGCCGCCCCACATCATCGTCACGACGCCGGAATCGCTTTACATTCTGCTGACGAGCGACGGCGGTCGCCGCATGTTGAGTACCGTGCGCACGCTGATCGTCGATGAGATTCATGCGATGGTGGACGACAAGCGCGGGTCGCACTTGTCGCTGTCGATTGAAAGGCTCGAGGCCCTGGTCACGGACCGGTACGCAGGCCTCCGGCCCGCTGAGGATCAGGAAGCAGCCGGGACGGCTGCGTACCAGGAAGCAGGCGGGACGCCTGCGCACCCAGACCTTGTTCGCATCGGCCTGTCCGCGACCCAAAAACCAATCGAAGAAGTCGCTCGCTTTCTGGTCGGCGCCCGAAACATCGAAGCAGATGGCGCGCCGCGGTGCACCATCATCGACTCTGGCCACGTGCGCAGGCTTGATCTGGCGATCGAAGTTCCGAATTCGCCGCTCGAATCGTTGATGTCCAACGAGGTCTGGGAAGAAATCTACGATCGCATCGCCCAACTGATTCGGCAGCACAAGACGACGCTGGTGTTTGTGAATACGCGCCGCATGGCTGAACGCGTCGCGCGGCATTTGGGCGAGCGGCTGGGCGACGAAAACGTCACTTCTCATCACGGCAGCCTGGCGCGGGAGATTCGTCTGGCTGCCGAACAGCGTTTGAAGTCAGGCGAACTAAGCGCGTTGGTGGCGACGGCTTCGCTCGAACTGGGCATAGACATCGGCGCAGTCGATCTGGTGATTCAGATTGGTTCGACGCGCGCCATCTCGACCTTGCTGCAACGCATCGGCCGTTCGAATCACACGGTCAGCGGCTTTCCGAAAGGGCGCGTCTTTCCGTTGTCGCGGGATGAACTCGTTGAGTGCGCGGCGCTGATTGACTCAGTCCGGCGCGGTGAACTCGATCATTTGGAAATTCCGGAACAGCCGCTCGATATCCTCGCGCAGCAAATCGTGGCGACGGTCGCGCCCGAAGAATGGACCGAAGACGCTCTATTCGAGATGGTCACGCGCGCTTATCCTTTCCGCAATCTCAAGCGCGAGAAATTCGACGAAATCATCCGCATGCTTTCGGAAGGATTCACCACGCGACGCGGCCGCCGGGGCACGTATCTCCATCATGACGCCGTTAATCAGCGCATTCGCGGCCGGCGCGGCGCGCGACTTTCCGCCATCACCAACGGCGGGGCAATTCCCGATACGTCCGACTATCGCGTCATCCTTGAACCGTCCGAGACATTCGTCGGCACGCTGAACGAGGACTTTGCGATTGAGAGTCTTGCCGGCGACATTTTTCAACTCGGCAACAACTCGTACGAAATCAAACGCGTCGGCGCCGGTGAAGTGCGCGTGCTCGATGCACACGGGCAGCCGCCATCAATTCCTTTCTGGCTGGGTGAAGCGCCCGGTAGATCGGAAGAATTGTCGGTGTCAGTTTCGCGACTGCGGGGAGAAATCGCCGGGCGATTGGAGCAGAACGAAGATGCGGACGAGGACGTCCTGACTCCCCTCCCCGCAAGCGGGGAGGGGTTAGGGGGTGGGGTGGCAGTGCCCGGCGACCCGGATAGGGGAATAGAAACGCGCGTAATCTATGGTTCCGCACTCCAGTACCTTGTTAATGAGCTCGGTCTTTCACAAAGCGCGGCGGAACAAATTGTTGAGTATCTCGCGCTGACGAAAATTGCCTTGGGCACCATGCCGACTCAGGAGCAAATCGTCGCTGAGAGGTTTTTTGACGAGAATGGCAGCACCCACGTCGTCATTCATGCGCCGTTCGGCAGCCGGCTGAATCGTGCGTGGGGGCTCGCGCTCCGCAAACGATTCTGTCGCAGCTTCAATTTTGAGCTGCAAGCGGCGGCGACTGAAGATTCGATTGTACTCTCGCTTGGACCGACTCACAGTTTTCCGCTCGAAACGATTTTCAAGTTCCTGAACTCTAAAGGCGTGTGCGACGTGCTGACGCAGGCGCTGCTGGATGCGCCGATGTTCAATATTCGTTGGCGCTGGAACGCGACCCGCGCCCTCGCAATTCCGCGCTGGCGCAGTGGCGGCAAAGTCGCGCCGCAACTTCAACGCATGGCCGCCGAGGATTTGCTGGCGCTTGTCTTTCCCGATCAGCTGGCGTGCGCGGAAAACCTGACTGGACCGATTGAAATTCCGGCGCATCCCCTGGTTGAGCAAACTGTGCGCGACTGTTTGGAAGAGGCGATGGACATTCGCGGGCTTGAGCGTCTGCTGCAATCGATCGAGCGGGGCGAGAGGACACTTATCGCGCGGGAAATGAACGAGCCATCGCCGCTTGCTCAGGAAATCTTGACGGCGAAGCCGTATGCATTTCTCGACGATGCGCCGGCGGAAGAGCGGCGCACCCTAGCGGTCATGAATCGGAGGTTTCTCGATGCTGAGACCGCAGCCGATTTGGGCCGGCTGGATCAGGCGGCAATCGACCGCGTACGCGAAGAAGCATGGCCGTATGCTGAGAATGCGGACGAGTTGCACGATGCCCTGATGCAGCTCGGGTTCATGACGGTCGAAGAAGGCCGGAAGAGTGGTTGGGAAGAGTTGTTTGATGAGCTGGTGCGTGATCGCCGGGCGACTGTGCTGCAGCCTTCCGCCTGCGAAACACCGGGAGGATCGCAGACTGAATTCTGTGCCGCTCACCTCTGGGTTGCCGCAGAACGTTTGCATCAATTGCGCGCGGTTTATCCGGACGCGACTCTAAATCCCCAAATCCAGCCACCGGCGAGTTACGCAAACGAGACCTGGACGCCTTTGGAAGCGCTCGTTGAAGTTCTGCGGGGGCGACTTGATGGACTCGGTCCGGTCACTGTTTCTCAGCTCGCTGATTCGTTTTCGCTGCCACCAAACCAAATTGAACAGGCTTTGGCGAAGCTTGAGGGCGAAGGATTTGCGATGCAGGGACAGTTTACGCCTTCGAACGGTACGCAGGCGTCCGCGCCTGCTCAGGAAGGGCGCGAGGACGCGCGCGTACCAACAGAGTGGTGTTCGCGTCGTCTGCTCGCCCGAATTCACAGCTACACGCTGAACCGCTTGCGCAAAGAGATTGAACCGGTTTCGGCAGCCGACTTTATGCGGTTCCTTTTCGTCTGGCAAAAGGTCACGCCTCAGCACAAGGTCGAAGGCCCGCAGAGTGTGGCTGCGATCCTCGATCAACTGGAAGGTTTCGATGCTGCGGCTGGTTCCTGGGAATCTGAAATCCTGCCGTCGCGAATTACCGATTACGACCCGGCGTGGCTCGACGCTTTGTGTCTGTCGGGCCGGCTGACGTGGTTGCGTCTGTCGCCGCCAAAGATTTCTCCTGAGAAGACGACCAGTTCGTCGCCGGTGCGCAGCACTCCCGTTGTACTACTCAATCGAAAGAACGTACCGACCTGGAGCAAAGCGTTTCCCGCTCGTGAGAACGGAACGAATCTCAGCACAAATACACAGACGGTTTACGATTACTTGAAAGAGCACGGCGCGTCATTTTTCGTCGATATCGTTTCCGGCACGAATCTTCTGCCGAGCATGGTTGAAGAAGCTTTGGGTGAGCTCGTCTTTCGTGGGTTACTCACCGCCGACAGCTTTACGGGTTTGCGCGCGCTGCTGACACCCTTGAGCAAGACTACCAGTCGAGCGATTGAGAGCCGGCGTCGCCGCCGCAAGCCTGTCTACAGCATGGACGAAGCGGGCAGATGGGTGATCGTTCGCGCCGGTACACCGGCAGTCGGTACGCAGGCCTCGGGCCCGCAAAAAGGCGGCGATCAGCACGCCAGAGGCGGGCGTACTGAGGCGGATCGTGAATCACTCGAAGCCGTCGCAATGAAACTGCTGCAACGATACGGCGTCGTATTTCGAAAGCTGCTCGATCGCGAATCAATTAACATTCCGTGGCGAGACCTGCTGCGCGTGTTTCGGCGTTTGGAAGCACGCGGCGAGATGCGCGGGGGTCGATTCGTCGGCGGGTTTTCAGGTGAGCAATTCGCCTCGCCGGACGCGGTGCATCTGCTCCGCTCGATTCGCCGGACCGAAGCCGACGGATCCATGGTCGCGATCAGTGCCGCCGATCCTCTAAACCTGCTGGGCATTCTCCTCCCCGGACCGAGGTTGCCGCAGGCGGCATCGAATCGTCTGTTGTATCGCGACGGCGTTCCCATCGCCGTACTCGAGGCCAAAGAACTTCGTTTTCTAATCGAGATGGATGCAGCCGATCAATGGCAGGCCCGCAACGCGCTCTTGCGGCGACGCATGCCGCCGAAAGTGCGCGCTTACCTGAATCAAAGTGGAGGCACGGCTTCTCCCGCGACAGTTTCCCGCCTCACGCATTGA